A genomic stretch from Xiphophorus maculatus strain JP 163 A chromosome 14, X_maculatus-5.0-male, whole genome shotgun sequence includes:
- the LOC102226759 gene encoding nuclear factor 7, ovary-like, producing the protein MNKEEGAELKTILKRSKRVSLLLDDGSGTATQSSSIGAVRWKLPEESVQPHSSAPTVHANHNKSSQQHVRQGSLKDLRSLEECVQFINHWKEQVDQVCKHGGTDPGEGTSKAEAQRSDRRTERSLEESRKLILEWADELRHVDKLLKETPRKSVSQKKGPKEEPKEEGQTRIIEWAKELQKATESCGVPSEELGKVLRLLGIKKKRLYKLLPLLEFITWSLLKEDNTAMVSQIWLLAKQRTWKAGLPRYIPNSVWSWICSAAADVILDPMTNHPWLQLSDDQRRVQEGLSESEPPESSQRFDSLPCVLGWEGYNSGRHYWEVDIANNGYWRVGLTTANSERKGNFPMTPKKGYYVLWRSTHNFYACSKPETPLPAALIPRRLGVYLDYDEGQISFYNAETKSHIYTFTGSFGGKLYPLFAPMDGRTLMTVIKPHKISGGTGEPKKKEFVKSPKMIRKVVLEDGTQL; encoded by the exons ATGAATAAGGAAGAAGGCGCGGAGTTAAAAACTATCCTAAAGCGCAGCAAAC GCGTCAGCCTGCTGCTGGACGATGGGAGTGGCACCGCCACCCAGAGCAGCTCCATCGGGGCAGTTCGCTGGAAGTTGCCCGAGGAGAGCGTCCAGCCCCACAGTTCTGCCCCCACCGTCCACGCTAACCACAACAAGAGCTCGCAG CAACACGTTCGCCAGGGCAGCTTGAAGGACCTGCGCAGCCTGGAGGAGTGTGTCCAGTTTATTAATCACTGGAAGGAGCAAGTGGACCAAGTGTGCAAG CATGGTGGCACCGATCCAGGGGAGGGAACCAGCAAGGCGGAGGCCCAGAGATCCGACCGGCGCACCGAGCGCAGCCTGGAGGAGAGCAGAAAGCTGATCCTGGAGTGGGCCGATGAGCTCCGCCATGTTGACAAG CTTCTAAAGGAGACCCCACGGAAATCTGTCAGTCAAAAGAAAGGACCTAAAGAGGAGCCCAAAGAGGAGGGACAAACGCGGATCATAGAGTGGGCAAAGGAGCTGCAGAAAGCGACCGAG AGCTGCGGCGTGCCGAGCGAGGAGCTGGGCAAAGTGCTGCGCCTGCTGGGCATCAAGAAGAAACGACTTTACAAGCTGCTGCCTCTGCTGGAGTTCATCACCTGGTCTCTGCTCAAGGAAGACAACACG GCAATGGTTTCCCAGATCTGGTTGCTGGCGAAGCAAAGGACCTGGAAAGCAGGACTACCCAGATACATCCCAAACTCAG TCTGGAGCTGGATCTGCAGCGCAGCAG CCGACGTGATTCTCGACCCCATGACCAACCACCCCTGGCTGCAGCTTTCAGACGACCAGCGCAGGGTGCAGGAGGGCCTGTCGGAGTCGGAGCCCCCAGAGAGCTCCCAGCGATTCGACAGCCTGCCCTGCGTGCTGGGCTGGGAGGGCTACAACAGCGGCCGCCACTACTGGGAGGTGGACATCGCCAACAACGGCTACTGGCGGGTCGGCCTGACCACCGCCAACTCCGAGCGGAAGGGCAACTTCCCCATGACCCCCAAGAAGGGCTACTATGTCCTGTGGAGAAGCACCCACAACTTCTACGCCTGCAGCAAGCCGGAGACGCCGCTGCCCGCCGCCCTCATCCCGCGGCGCCTCGGGGTTTACTTAGACTACGATGAAGGCCAGATCTCCTTCTACAACGCCGAGACCAAATCCCACATCTACACCTTCACAGGGAGCTTCGGGGGCAAGCTGTACCCTCTGTTCGCACCCATGGACGGCCGCACGCTCATGACTGTCATCAAGCCGCATAAAATCTCTGGAGGCACCGGAGAACCTAAGAAGAAGGAGTTTGTGAAGAGTCCCAAGATGATTAGAAAGGTGGTGTTGGAAGACGGCAcccagctttaa
- the LOC111611257 gene encoding CD209 antigen-like protein C, producing MAANESADGSLRTAEDFKTSACGDTKSWKKLHLTYRGAVAIAAISLITAIILSSVLFAIWGAAQEEDPAFRNKQTENLQQCQEECQDLKMMLHLATQDSRCRLCPEGWLWWRWHCYFFSVGLQEDRRWNESAEFCQEHNSSLVVIKDDAEMDFLQGVMCNATKFPFLWVGLTDSQQEGRWLWLNGKDVQDHLPLTVQWDSDDRDCADLRGGGTLFAADCEEFGPWACKRES from the exons ATGGCTGCAAACGAGAGCGCAGACGGATCACTGAGAACTGCAGAGGATTTCAAAACTTCAGCATGCGGAG ATacaaaatcctggaagaaaTTGCATCTGACATATAGAGGGGCTGTTGCTATAGCAGCAATATCTCTGATCACCGCCATCATTTTGTCCTCCGTTTTATTTG CCATCTGGGGAGCAGCACAAGAAGAAGATCCAGCCTTTCGaaataaacagacagaaaacctgcagcagtGCCAAGAAGAATGTCAGGACCTGAAAATGATGCTGCACTTGGCCACTCAGG ACTCCAGATGCCGTTTGTGTCCTGAAGGCTGGCTGTGGTGGAGGTGGCACTGCTACTTTTTCTCAGTTGGACTCCAGGAAGACCGTCGGTGGAACGAGAGCGCCGAGTTCTGCCAGGAGCACAACAGCAGCCTGGTTGTGATCAAAGACGATGCAGAGATG GATTTTCTCCAAGGAGTTATGTGCAATGCCACCAAATTTCCTTTCCTGTGGGTGGGACTGACGGACAGCCAGCAGGAAGGACGCTGGCTGTGGTTGAATGGGAAGGACGTCCAGGACCACTTACC gcTGACGGTGCAGTGGGACAGCGATGACAGGGACTGTGCAGACCTGAGGGGAGGCGGGACCCTGTTTGCTGCAGACTGTGAGGAGTTCGGACCCTGGGCCTGCAAGAGAGAGTCCTGA
- the LOC106699782 gene encoding fibronectin-like has product MGNLTFIHKLCISVCWGLLLMCTAAERQYFIGPRNASWADARNHCQVCFKEMVTLTPQNVHVIAKIINSTHWIGLRKYINYNDTYNETDDYDYNSDYDYYNSTNSTNTSSKSFGTPWTLWANGDPLVFQNWYPGFPLFKSPLPKIDCCSCSCTCPAPPRTTTPSPPSMTSPSITGSTTGFPTGSVVPEHSTRDSTEPNITVTNVYENMTDSTSFYDVETDTDMPMNATEGANFTQGANFTQGANFTRRANITQAWESTTAHAVHTTDSPWTTTPQLPIVSTCERSPMLPPIIPENNKNYIENSCVVILAFGPWIERGCFEKLPFICYEDRFMGAINISNITSSSAALQWDQGPGDISHYRFEAFSRDYSWNVTMDMYNLSYTLVKLTPGTGYIIKVFAVKCERDLNPLNGSFYTIPGEVQNLTVTDFTETTVSLSWKKPEGNYGFFEVIAVSTLGTEKHNQSVKGEDMVFGGLTQGSEYSFIFATGVEGRSMWSKNVSISNCTRPGQVSNLEAVENKDTSLNLQWDPPQGNYIGFKVMARDDYRDLNATVTNPTNLLAKPYKVRVSDLQNGTKLGLFVKVLGVCGLEGNIVNITAYTAPGPVSNLKLTATHKAVNARWDFTPNPGSNVTFRAKLFLNGEEKESKNTSAQSVEFDNLKTATNYIVKVYTVLNNLESPERNSSIYTLPVPPTGAKVHSSTKDSLTFEWTPPENSSATNYTCTLNSSFWHYFHPQNVGNTNMCTFTGLKSGSTYFFNVSTVSDNKTSDPASCNGTTVVDPVEIDLSMLCTSEEPLYCQEGKTRTTVFEALQNHFNKMLGRNVYHDVETIPPSTQL; this is encoded by the exons ATGGGGAACTTAACGTTCATACATAAACtgtgtatttctgtttgttggG GTCTTCTGCTGATGTGCACGGCTGCAGAGAGACAGTACTTCATCGGCCCACGCAACGCCAGCTGGGCTGACGCCAGGAACCACTGCCAG GTCTGCTTTAAAGAGATGGTGACTCTCACGCCACAAAACGTCCACGTCATCGCCAAAATAATCAACTCCACCCACTGGATTGGCCTTCGCAAGTACATAAACTACAATGACACCTACAACGAAACCGATGACTACGACTACAACTCGGACTACGACTACTACAACTCCACCAACTCCACCAACACCTCGTCTAAAAGCTTCGGGACGCCCTGGACACTGTGGGCCAACGGGGACCCACTCGTCTTCCAGAACTGGTACCCCGGCTTCCCATTGTTCAAATCCCCGCTGCCAAAAATagactgctgcagctgctcctgcACCTGCCCGGCACCCCCCAGGACGACGACCCCCTCGCCCCCCAGTATGACGAGTCCGTCGATTACCGGGTCGACAACGGGCTTCCCAACAGGCTCCGTTGTCCCCGAACACTCTACCAGAGActcaacagaaccaaacatcaCAGTGACCAACGTCTATGAAAACATGACCGACTCTACCAGTTTTTATGACGTTGAAACCGATACGGACATGCCGATGAACGCCACAGAAGGGGCCAACTTCACCCAAGGGGCCAACTTCACCCAAGGAGCCAACTTCACAAGAAGAGCCAACATCACCCAGGCGTGGGAATCCACCACAGCTCACGCAGTTCACACCACAGATTCGCCGTGGACGACCACACCGCAGCTGCCGATAGTTTCAACATGCGAACGATCGCCCATGCTGCCTCCCATCATACCAGAGAATAACAAAAACTACATCGAGAACTCATGTGTGGTCATACTGGCCTTTGGGCCTTGGATTGAGAGAGGGTGCTTTGAAAAGCTGCCTTTCATTTGCTATGAAG ACCGCTTCATGGGGGCCATCAACATCTCCAACATCACATCCTCGTCCGCAGCTCTGCAGTGGGATCAGGGGCCCGGTGACATCAGCCACTATCGCTTCGAGGCGTTTTCCCGTGACTATTCCTGGAACGTCACCATGGACATGTATAATTTGAGCTACACACTCGTCAAACTCACCCCAGGAACCGGCTACATTATCAAAGTATTTGCAGTGAAGTGTGAAAGGGACCTCAATCCACTCAATGGCTCCTTCTACACCA TACCTGGAGAGGTCCAGAACCTCACTGTGACCGATTTTACAGAAACCACCGTCAGTCTGAGCTGGAAGAAACCCGAAGGGAACTATGGCTTCTTCGAAGTTATCGCTGTTTCAACTTTGGGAACTGAAAAACACAACCAGAGCGTGAAGGGAGAAGACATGGTGTTTGGTGGCTTGACGCAGGGAAGCGAGTACAGTTTCATTTTCGCCACAGGAGTCGAAGGCAGGTCCATGTGGAGTAAGAACGTCAGCATCTCAAATTGCACCC GGCCCGGCCAAGTGTCCAACCTGGAAGCTGTTGAAAACAAGGACACAAGCTTAAATCTCCAGTGGGATCCGCCACAGGGAAATTACATAGGCTTTAAAGTGATGGCCAGGGATGACTACAG GGACCTGAATGCTACGGTGACAAACCCAACAAATCTTTTGGCCAAACCATATAAAGTGAGAGTGTCCGACCTCCAAAACGGCACTAAGCTTGGCCTTTTTGTGAAAGTCTTGGGCGTTTGTGGCCTGGAGGGAAATATTGTAAACATCACTGCATACACCG CTCCGGGCCCGGTCTCGAATTTGAAGTTGACAGCAACACACAAAGCTGTTAACGCTAGATGGGACTTTACTCCAAATCCTGGAAGTAATGTAACCTTTAGAGCCAAGCTTTTCTTGAATGGCGAAGAGAAGGAATCAAAAAACACATCGGCTCAAAGTGTGGAATTTGATAACCTGAAAACTGCTACCAACTACATAGTGAAGGTCTATACAGTTCTTAATAATCTGGAAAGCCCAGAAAGGAATTCCTCCATTTACACCC TCCCGGTGCCTCCCACTGGAGCTAAAGTGCACAGCAGCACAAAAGATTCCCTCACCTTTGAGTGGACTCCCCCAGAAAACTCATCAGCAACAAACTACACCTGCACCCTCAACTCTTCATTCTGGCATTACTTCCACCCCCAAAACGTTGGAAACACCAACATGTGCACGTTCACTGGCTTGAAGTCAGGAAGCACATACTTCTTTAATGTGTCCACTGTGAGTGACAACAAGACAAGTGATCCAGCAAGCTGCAATGGGACAACAG TTGTAGATCCAGTGGAAATCGATCTGTCAATGCTCTGCACTTCTGAGGAGCCTCTGTACTGTCAGGAAGGCAAAACCAGGACGACTGTATTTGAGGCG CTACAAAACCATTTCAACAAAATGCTGGGGAGAAATGTTTATCATGACGTTGAGACCATTCCTCCATCAACtcagttgtaa
- the tp53 gene encoding cellular tumor antigen p53 isoform X1, which produces MEEADLTLPLSQDTFHDLWNNVFLSTENESLPPPEGLLSQNMDFWEDPETMQETKNVPTAPTVPAISNYAGEHGFNLEFNDSGTAKSVTSTYSVKLGKLFCQLAKTTPIGVLVKEEPPQGAVIRATAVYKKTEHVGEVVKRCPHHQSEDLSDNKSHLIRVEGSQLAQYFEDPNTRRHSVTVPYERPQLGSEMTTILLSFMCNSSCMGGMNRRPILTILTLETTEGEVLGRRCFEVRVCACPGRDRKTEEGNLEKSGTKQTKKRKSAPAPDTSTAKKSKSASSGEDEDKEIYTLSIRGRNRYLWFKSLNDGLELMDKTGPKIKQEIPAPSSGKRLLKGGSDSD; this is translated from the exons ATGGAGGAGGCGGATCTCACACTGCCTTTGAGTCAGGACACCTTCCATGACTTATGGAACAATGT gtttttgtcgACTGAGAATGAGTCTTTGCCCCCCCCAGAAGGATTGTTG agtcaaAATATGGATTTTTGGGAGGATCCGGAAACTATGCAGGAAACTAAAAATGTGCCCACTGCACCAACTGTCCCAGCGATTTCTAATTATGCTGGGGAGCATGGGTTCAATCTCGAATTTAATGACTCGGGCACAGCTAAAAGTGTCACCTCCACA TACTCAGTTAAACTTGGGAAGCTGTTCTGCCAGCTGGCAAAAACGACTCCAATTGGAGTTTTGGTTAAGGAGGAGCCTCCGCAGGGTGCCGTCATTAGAGCAACTGCAGTATACAAGAAGACTGAACATGTGGGAGAAGTCGTTAAGAGGTGCCCACACCACCAAAGTGAAGACT TGTCTGACAACAAGAGTCACCTGATCAGAGTGGAGGGCAGCCAGCTGGCGCAATACTTTGAGGACCCAAACACCAGGAGGCACAGCGTGACCGTGCCCTACGAACGCCCACAG CTGGGATCCGAGATGACCACAATCCTTCTGAGCTTTATGTGCAACAGCTCCTGCATGGGAGGCATGAACCGGAGGCCCATCCTCACCATCCTGACCCTGGAGACCACAGA GGGGGAGGTGTTGGGCAGGCGGTGCTTCGAGGTCCGTGTCTGTGCCTGTCCAGGCAGGGACCGCAAGACAGAGGAAGGAAACCTGGAAAAAAGTGGGACTAAGCAGACGAAGAAAAGAA AGAGCGCTCCTGCTCCAGATACCTCCACCGCAAAAAAGTCCAAGTCTGCCTCTAGTGGAGAGGATGAGGACAAGGAGATTTACACTCTCTCT ATCCGGGGCCGTAATCGTTATCTGTGGTTCAAGAGCCTCAACGACGGTCTGGAACTGATGGATAAAACGGG GCCCAAGATAAAACAGGAGATTCCTGCGCCCTCCAGTGGGAAGAGGCTGCTGAAGGGGGGAAGCGACAGCGACTAG